Proteins from one Setaria italica strain Yugu1 chromosome V, Setaria_italica_v2.0, whole genome shotgun sequence genomic window:
- the LOC101752604 gene encoding uncharacterized protein LOC101752604 produces the protein MLSSHHEAMLPYAPRPPSLLVDRRYKQGGETAPNCPRCDSPNTKFCYYNNYSLSQPRYFCKGCRRYWTKGGSLRNVPVGGGCRKNRRGKSSARSAAESMASGRDAAAFGHRFPGPVRPDLVLEGMVGNPANPGQAIPDMPAAADGSTIDLAMLYAKFLNHPAAEAGAGAVTPESAGQVDEAFDTFSASSDLSPGVLAPAQFDPCHDGFGEWLGPVSSTDPTSTAASTSSATTMLCSDVSVQAALGELNFAMDQSCFDSLGLPTDVGNLSSWCSIVPSLSTLEDTKYDSLDSFPDDALSLHEGMISGPDNHDWSVDCQGLEALYMP, from the coding sequence ATGTTGTCTTCTCACCACGAGGCCATGCTGCCGtacgcgccgcggccgccgtcgctgctGGTGGACCGGCGGTACAAGCAGGGCGGCGAGACGGCGCCCAACTGCCCGCGCTGCGACTCCCCCAACACCAAGTTCTGCTACTACAACAACTACAGCCTCAGCCAGCCGCGCTACTTCTGCAAGGGCTGCCGCCGATACTGGACCAAGGGCGGCTCCCTCCGGAACGtgcccgtcggcggcggctgccggaaGAACCGCCGGGGCAAGTCGTCCGCGCGGTCGGCGGCCGAGTCCATGGCGAGCGGCCGCGACGCGGCGGCGTTCGGGCACCGGTTCCCCGGCCCTGTCCGGCCCGACCTGGTCCTGGAAGGCATGGTGGGGAACCCGGCGAACCCCGGCCAGGCGATCCCTGacatgcccgccgccgccgatggctCCACCATTGACCTCGCAATGCTGTACGCCAAGTTCCTCAACCACCCGGCGGCCGAGGCAGGCGCCGGTGCCGTGACGCCGGAGTCGGCAGGGCAGGTCGACGAGGCGTTCGACACGTTCAGCGCGTCCAGCGACCTGAGCCCCGGCGTCCTGGCGCCGGCGCAGTTCGATCCATGCCACGACGGGTTCGGTGAGTGGTTGGGGCCAGTGAGCAGCACTGACCCCACGAGTACGGCGGCTAGTACTAGCAGCGCAACCACCATGCTGTGCAGTGACGTGAGCGTGCAAGCTGCGCTCGGCGAGCTCAACTTCGCCATGGATCAGAGCTGCTTCGACTCGCTAGGGTTGCCCACGGACGTCGGCAACCTCTCGTCGTGGTGCTCGATCGTGCCCAGCTTGTCGACGTTGGAGGACACCAAGTATGACTCGCTGGATTCTTTCCCCGACGACGCCCTCAGCCTCCATGAGGGCATGATTAGCGGGCCTGACAATCATGATTGGAGCGTGGATTGCCAAGGATTGGAGGCTCTCTACATGCCGTAA
- the LOC101752479 gene encoding putative UDP-rhamnose:rhamnosyltransferase 1: MHVLMLPWLAFGHILPFTELAKRIARQGHRVTLLSTPRNTRRLIRIPPDLADLVRVVDITLPRVERLPEDAEASIDLPSDDLRPYLRVAYDAAFAAKLSDILQEPGPPGRPDWVLIDYAPYWAPAAAARHGVPCACLSLFGAAALSIFGPPDALLGRGKHARTKPEHLTGVPDYVPFPTTVAYRGFEARAFFEPALVPDDSGVSEAYRFGKCIEGSQLVGIRSSAEFEPEWLQVLGELHRKPVIPVGLFPPPPTQDVGGHEATLQWLDKQAPGSVVYAAFGSEAKLTSVQLQTIALGLEASDLPFLWAFRPPADANEGKSGLPEGFEERVNGRGLVCRGWVPQARLLAHESVGAFLTHAGWNSITEGLACGVRLVLLPLMFDQGINARLLVEKKVGVEVARDEEDGSFTPNDIAAALRRVVVEDEGEVFGNKVKELAKVFGNDDVNDRCVRDFLGCLSEYSLQQHG, from the coding sequence ATGCACGTTCTGATGCTACCATGGCTGGCCTTCGGTCACATCCTCCCCTTCACCGAGCTCGCCAAGCGCATAGCTCGGCAGGGCCACCGTGTCACTCTCCTCTCGACTCCAAGAAACACTCGACGGCTCATCCGCATCCCTCCGGACCTGGCCGACCTTGTCCGCGTCGTGGACATAACGCTGCCGCGCGTGGAGCGCCTCCCTGAGGACGCCGAGGCGAGCATCGACCTCCCCTCCGACGACCTCCGCCCGTACCTGCGCGTGGCCTacgacgccgccttcgccgccaagCTGTCGGACATCCTGCAGGAGCCGGGGCCGCCGGGGAGGCCGGACTGGGTCCTCATCGACTACGCCCCGTactgggcgccggcggccgcggcgaggcaCGGTGTGCCGTGCGCGTGCCTGAGCCTGTTCGGCGCCGCGGCGCTCAGCATCTTCGGTCCACCGGACGCGCTCCTGGGCCGCGGGAAGCACGCCAGGACGAAGCCGGAGCACCTCACGGGGGTCCCCGACTACGTGCCGTTCCCGACCACCGTCGCGTACCGCGGCTTCGAGGCGCGCGCGTTTTTCGAGCCGGCCTTGGTCCCCGACGACTCCGGCGTGTCGGAAGCCTACCGGTTCGGCAAGTGCATCGAAGGAAGCCAGCTCGTGGGCATCAGGAGCAGCGCAGAGTTCGAGCCGGAGTGGTTACAGGTGCTCGGCGAGCTCCACCGGAAGCCCGTGATCCCGGTCGGGCTTTTCCCTCCACCACCCACACAAGACGTCGGCGGCCACGAGGCGACGCTGCAATGGCTGGACAAGCAGGCGCCGGGCTCCGTCGTGTACGCGGCCTTCGGCAGCGAGGCGAAGCTGACAAGCGTACAGCTGCAGACAATAGCGCTCGGCCTCGAGGCTTCCGACTTGCCATTCCTCTGGGCATTCAGGCCGCCGGCCGATGCCAACGAAGGCAAAAGCGGGTTGCCGGAGGGCTTCGAGGAGCGGGTCAACGGCCGGGGGCTCGTCTGCCGCGGCTGGGTGCCTCAAGCCAGGCTCTTGGCCCATGAATCTGTCGGGGCGTTCTTGACCCACGCCGGCTGGAACTCCATCACCGAAGGCCTCGCCTGCGGCGTCAGGCTCGTGCTGCTGCCGCTGATGTTCGATCAGGGCATCAACGCGAGGCTTCTGGTGGAGAAGAAGGTAGGCGTCGAGGTGGCACGAGACGAGGAGGACGGCTCCTTTACGCCCAACGACATTGCAGCTGCCTTGAGGAGGGTCGTGGTGGAGGACGAAGGTGAGGTGTTCGGGAATAAGGTCAAAGAGCTCGCCAAGGTGTTTGGAAATGATGATGTGAATGATCGGTGCGTGCGAGATTTCCTCGGGTGCCTGTCGGAATACAGCTTACAGCAACATGGGTAG
- the LOC101786872 gene encoding E3 ubiquitin-protein ligase PUB23 yields the protein MASAPAEVPSHFLCPISLQLMRDPVTLPTGISYDRAAISRWLAAPAPAGGRSCPVTRVPLPTQLQLTPNNTLRRLIHAWLASLSPGAEVDDEDVAALRAPASGAEVAALLSDAAAAQVEALKRLRELVAECEDSRAVLESQDGVFDALSRVVSSGVACSTAREEAVGVLASLRIPEPEMAGVVARHSNLGEALTAVLRSSNLKSRANAVLLVRSLSEAAWPAWVIGLSQELLAEVVRVVRDRISTRATKAALHALAALCPYGRTRVKIVGAGAVPALVDLLLDDPERRVCELALAALDRLCTCAEGRAELVAHAAGLAVVGKKVLRVSEAATERAVRVLRSVARHAATPAVLQEMAQSGVVAKLCAVLRSEQCGVRTKEKAHEVLKLHSRTWRSSPCLSPKFLGLYPS from the coding sequence ATGGCGAGCGCGCCCGCCGAGGTGCCGTCCCACTTCCTCTGCCCCATCTCGCTGCAGCTCATGCGCGACCCCGTCACGCTGCCCACCGGCATCTCCTACGACCGCGCCGCAATCTCGCGCTGgctcgccgcgcccgcgcccgccggcggccgctccTGCCCCGTCACGCGCGTGCCGCTCCCGACGCAGCTGCAGCTCACGCCCAACAAcaccctccgccgcctcatCCACGCCTGGCTCGCGTCGCTCTCCCCCGGGGCAGaggtcgacgacgaggacgtGGCGGCGCTGCGGGCGCCCGCGTCCGGCGCCGAGGTGGCCGCGCTCCtgtccgacgccgccgcggcgcaggtCGAGGCGCTCAAGAGGCTGCGGGAGCTGGTGGCAGAGTGCGAGGATAGCCGGGCGGTGCTAGAGTCCCAGGACGGGGTGTTCGATGCCTTGTCTCGCGTCGTCAGCAGCGGCGTTGCGTGCTCgacggcgcgcgaggaggcggtCGGGGTCCTCGCGTCGCTCCGGATCCCGGAGCCGGAGATGGCCGGCGTCGTGGCCAGGCACAGCAACCTCGGGGAGGCGCTCACGGCCGTGCTCCGCTCGTCCAACTTGAAGTCACGCGCGAACGCCGTTCTGCTTGTGAGGTCCCTCTCGGAGGCGGCCTGGCCGGCGTGGGTGATCGGGCTGAGCCAGGAGCTTCTCGCCGAGGTTGTCAGGGTGGTCCGCGACCGCATCTCGACGCGCGCGACCAAGGCGGCGCTGCACGCGCTCGCCGCGCTCTGCCCCTACGGCCGGACCCGGGTCAAGATcgtgggcgcgggcgcggtgCCGGCGCTCGTGGACCTCCTGCTCGACGACCCCGAGAGACGCGTCTGCGAGCTCGCGCTGGCGGCGCTGGACCGGCTGTGCACGTGCGCCGAGGGCCGCGCCGAGCTGGTCGCGCACGCGGCGGGCCTGGCCGTGGTGGGCAAGAAGGTGCTGCGGGTGTCGGAGGCCGCGACCGAGCGGGCGGTGCGGGTGCTCCGGTCCGTGGCGCGGCACGCGGCGACGCCCGCCGTGCTGCAGGAGATGGCGCAGTCCGGCGTCGTGGCCAAGCTGTGCGCGGTGCTGCGGTCGGAGCAGTGCGGGGTGAGGACCAAGGAGAAGGCGCACGAGGTGCTCAAGCTGCACTCCAGGACCTGGAGGAGCTCACCCTGCCTGTCGCCAAAATTTTTGGGGCTCTACCCTTCATGA
- the LOC101786479 gene encoding putative UDP-rhamnose:rhamnosyltransferase 1, producing the protein MGDADGCSMHVVMLPWLAFGHILPFTELAKRIARQGHRVTLLSTPRNTRRLIRIPPALASLVRVVDVHLPRVERLPEGAEASIDLPSDALRPYLRVAYDTAFSHKLSDILREPGPERPDWVLIDYAAYWAPAAAARHGVPCAFLSLFGAAALSFFGPPEALMGRGRHAKTNLEDLTVVPDYVPFPTTVAYRAFEAREIFEPGLVPDDSGVSEGYRFAMAIQGSQLVGIRSSVGFEPEWLRVLGELYQKPVIPVGLFPPPPTQDVAGHEATLQWLNRQAPRSVVYAAFGSEAKLASAQLQTIALGLEASGLPFLWAFRPPADAGIGEGTAGLPEGFEERVDGRGLVCRGWVPQARLLAHESVGGFLTHAGWNSITEGLARGVRLVLLPLMFDQGLNSRLLVEKKIGVEVERDEDDGSFTPKDIAAALRRVMVEDEGKEFGTKVKELSEVFGNDEVNDQCVRDFFRRLLEYSKQ; encoded by the coding sequence ATGGGGGACGCCGACGGCTGCAGCATGCACGTCGTGATGCTGCCATGGCTGGCCTTCGGCCACATCCTCCCCTTCACGGAGCTCGCCAAGCGCATCGCGCGGCAGGGCCACCGCGTCACGCTCCTCTCGACGCCAAGAAACACGCGGCGGCTCATCCGCATCCCTCCGGCCCTCGCCAGCCTCGTCCGCGTAGTCGACGTCCACCTGCCGCGCGTGGAGCGCCTCCCGGAGGGCGCCGAGGCGAGCATCGACCTCCCGTCCGACGCCCTCCGCCCGTACCTGCGCGTGGCATACGACACCGCCTTCTCCCACAAGCTCTCGGACATCCTGCGGGAGCCGGGGCCTGAGAGGCCGGACTGGGTCCTCATCGACTACGCCGCGTactgggcgccggcggccgcggcgaggcaCGGCGTGCCGTGCGCGTTCCTGAGCCTGTTCGGCGCCGCGGCGCTCAGTTTCTTCGGCCCGCCGGAGGCGCTCAtggggcgtgggaggcacgctAAGACGAACCTGGAGGACCTCACCGTGGTGCCCGACTACGTGCCGTTCCCGACCACCGTCGCGTACCGCGCCTTCGAGGCGCGCGAGATATTCGAGCCGGGCTTGGTCCCCGACGACTCCGGCGTGTCGGAGGGCTACCGGTTCGCCATGGCTATCCAGGGGAGCCAGCTCGTGGGGATCAGGAGCAGCGTGGGGTTCGAGCCGGAGTGGCTACGGGTGCTCGGCGAGCTCTACCAGAAGCCGGTGATCCCGGTCGGGCTATTCCCTCCGCCACCAACGCAAGACGTCGCCGGCCACGAGGCGACGTTGCAGTGGCTGAACAGACAGGCGCCGCGCTCCGTCGTGTACGCGGCATTCGGCAGCGAGGCCAAGCTGGCAAGCGCGCAGCTCCAAACAATCGCGCTCGGCTTGGAGGCTTCCGGCCTGCCGTTCCTCTGGGCGTTCAGGCCGCCGGCCGACGCCGGAATCGGAGAAGGCACGGCTGGGTTGCCGGAAGGCTTCGAGGAGCGGGTCGATGGCCGGGGACTCGTCTGCCGCGGCTGGGTGCCGCAGGCTAGGTTGCTAGCCCATGAATCGGTCGGTGGGTTCCTGACCCACGCCGGCTGGAACTCCATCACCGAAGGCCTCGCGCGTGGCGTCAGGCTAGTGTTGCTGCCATTGATGTTTGATCAGGGCCTCAACTCCAGGCTTCTGGTGGAGAAGAAGATCGGCGTTGAGGTCGAgcgcgacgaggacgacggctcGTTCACGCCCAAGGATATCGCAGCTGCTCTAAGAAGGGTCATGGTGGAGGACGAAGGCAAGGAGTTCGGGACGAAGGTTAAGGAGCTCTCCGAGGTGTTTGGAAATGACGAGGTGAATGATCAGTGCGTGCGAGATTTTTTCAGGCGACTGTTGGAATACAGCAAGCAGTAA